A genomic stretch from Cetobacterium sp. ZOR0034 includes:
- a CDS encoding tyrosine-type recombinase/integrase has translation MGKMTKAISKDEIDLILGSEKIKQDVRNALLVELNTGLRIQDIARLKYSDIQFGKLEIIEKKTKKPQITRINMELVEYLFKNRTRDDNYIFASEEKEVKAFVRKVQDQILKACDHENIDSTFISTHSFRKSFATLAYNETKDIMFVQQLLNHSSVSVTQKYIRVNKEKADDYRGKQRLGF, from the coding sequence AATAAGTAAAGATGAAATTGACCTAATTTTAGGCTCGGAAAAAATAAAACAAGATGTAAGAAATGCCCTTTTAGTTGAACTTAATACAGGGCTTAGAATTCAAGATATAGCTAGATTAAAATATAGTGATATACAGTTTGGAAAATTGGAAATAATCGAAAAAAAGACAAAAAAACCACAAATAACAAGGATAAATATGGAGTTAGTAGAATATCTTTTTAAGAATAGAACAAGAGATGATAATTATATATTTGCTTCAGAAGAAAAAGAAGTTAAAGCATTTGTTAGAAAGGTTCAAGATCAGATATTGAAAGCTTGTGATCACGAGAATATAGATAGTACATTTATAAGCACACATAGTTTTAGAAAATCATTTGCAACATTAGCATACAATGAAACAAAGGATATTATGTTTGTTCAACAGTTACTAAATCATTCAAGTGTTTCTGTTACACAAAAATATATAAGAGTCAATAAAGAGAAAGCTGATGACTATAGAGGAAAGCAAAGATTAGGTTTTTAA
- a CDS encoding DUF1858 domain-containing protein: MITKDTIIAEIIETNPKAVEILMGYGMGCIGCPSAQMERLEQACEIHGLDLNEVLERLNA; the protein is encoded by the coding sequence ATGATAACTAAAGATACAATAATAGCAGAGATAATAGAAACTAACCCAAAGGCAGTAGAGATTTTAATGGGATATGGAATGGGATGTATTGGATGTCCCTCAGCTCAAATGGAGAGATTAGAACAAGCTTGTGAGATTCACGGATTAGATTTAAATGAAGTTTTAGAAAGATTAAATGCATA